In Cicer arietinum cultivar CDC Frontier isolate Library 1 chromosome 7, Cicar.CDCFrontier_v2.0, whole genome shotgun sequence, a single window of DNA contains:
- the LOC101494407 gene encoding uncharacterized protein — MDTLVVQNAHSLLSSNSSLSYITLTPSFFLHQVRFSTLPNHKPITRTRIRSALKFSMSLSAKNPGFEQQRLIIPNKHGEKLVGILHDSGNKEIVILCHGFRSSKESNTIVNLAAALEKAGISSFRFDFSGNGESDGSFQYGHYWREADDLYAVTQHFHESNRLVTAILGHSKGGGVVLLYASKYHDVKAVVNLSGRYDLKAGVEERLGQDYMERIREDGFIDVKRPGSSSEYRVTLESLLDRLNTNMHEACLQIDKECRVLTVHGSSDTVISVEDASEFAKIIPNHRLHIIEGADHSYTNHQDELASQVVNFIKETFHQDKDT; from the exons ATGGATACCCTTGTTGTGCAAAATGCACACTCACTGCTATCATCCAATTCATCACTTTCTTATATAACATTAACTCCTTCCTTCTTTCTTCACCAGGTTCGCTTTTCTACTCTCCCCAATCACAAACCAATAACCAGAACCAGAATCAGAAGCGCCCTCAAATTCAGCATGTCTCTCTCTGCAAAAAACCCAG GTTTTGAGCAGCAGAGACTCATAATACCTAACAAGCACGGTGAGAAACTAGTTGGCATATTGCATGATTCTGGCAACAAGGAGATTGTAATCTTGTGCCACGGTTTTCGCTCCTCAAAA GAATCCAATACCATAGTCAACCTTGCTGCTGCATTGGAAAAAGCTGGAATCAGTTCTTTCCGCTTTGACTTTTCTGGAAATGG GGAAAGTGATGGTTCATTTCAGTATGGGCACTACTGGAGAGAGGCTGACGATTTATATGCCGTAACTCAGCATTTCCATGAATCAAACCGTTTGGTGACTGCAATTCTTGGGCACAGTAAAG GAGGTGGAGTGGTGCTTCTTTATGCTTCAAAATATCATGACGTTAAAGCAGTCGTCAATCTCTCTGGACGCTATGATCTGAAGGCGGGAGTTGAAGAACGCCTTGGACAAGATTATATGGAAAGAATTAGGGAGGATGGTTTCATTGACGTGAAGAGGCCAG GAAGTTCTTCTGAGTACCGTGTGACTTTGGAAAGTTTGTTGGATCGCTTAAATACAAATATGCATGAAGCATGCCTTCAGATTGATAAAGAATGCAG GGTCCTTACAGTTCACGGTTCTTCAGACACAGTTATATCTGTTGAAGATGCATCTGAGTTTGCCAAGATAATACCAAATCACAGATTACATATCATAGAAGGAGCTGATCATTCCTACACTAATCACCAAGATGAGCTAGCTTCGCAAGTTGTAAACTTCATAAAAGAAACCTTTCACCAGGATAAGGATACTTAG
- the LOC101494938 gene encoding DNA repair protein recA homolog 3, mitochondrial-like isoform X1, whose product MAMLLRNTSFLTRSLFAAQVHTRSLFAAQGFKLGLSSTFQVLSFSSKGRRRSKSDGSDSGEENMSKKDLALKQALDQITSTFGKGSIMWLGRSDWPKDVPVVSTGSFALDIALGIGGLPKGRVVEIYGPEASGKTTLALHVIAEAQKQGGYCVFVDAEHALDKTLAESIGVNTQNLLLSQPDCGEQALSLVDTLIRSGSVDVIVVDSGSINKVAALVPKGELDGEMGDAHMAMQARLMSQALRKLSHSLSLSQSILIFINQVRSKLSTFGGFSGPTEVTCGGNALKFYASVRLNIKRIGFVKKGEEVVGSQVLVKVVKNKLAPPFKTAEFELQFGKGICREAEIIKLSLKYKLISKAGSMYYFNEHNFRGVDALRNFLAENYSALEELEMKIREKILKPETDKVTESDGDVTEEIATLDSTDRDAAAVVEA is encoded by the exons ATGGCGATGCTGCTTCGGAACACATCCTTTCTCACACGCTCTCTATTCGCTGCTCAGGTTCACACACGCTCTCTATTCGCTGCTCAG GGTTTTAAACTAGGACTATCCAGCACTTTTCAGGTTTTGAGCTTTTCATCCAAag GTAGAAGGCGTTCCAAATCTGATGGAAGTGACTCAGGTGAAGAAAACATGTCTAAGAAAGATTTGGCCCTTAAGCAAGCTCTTGATCAGATCACTTCTACATTTGGAAAAGGATCTATCATGTGGCTTGGACGCTCTGACTGGCCAAAAGATGTACCTGTTGTGTCTACTGGTTCTTTTGCTCTTGATATAGCACTAGGAATTGGTGGACTTCCAAAG GGACGTGTTGTGGAAATATATGGTCCAGAGGCTTCTGGGAAAACAACTCTTGCTTTACATGTGATTGCAGAGGCACAGAAGCAAGGAG GCTATTGTGTCTTTGTTGATGCTGAACATGCCCTTGATAAGACACTTGCAGAGTCTATTGGTGTGAATACTCAGAACTTGCTTCTCTCACAACCAGATTGTGGTGAACAAGCACTTAGTCTTGTGGACACCTTAATCCGTAGTGGTTCAGTTgatgtaattgttgttgacaGT GGCTCAATAAACAAG GTAGCTGCTCTTGTTCCTAAAGGTGAGCTTGATGGTGAGATGGGTGATGCTCACATGGCAATGCAAGCTAGGTTGATGAGCCAGGCACTTCGAAAATTGAGCCACTCCTTGTCACTTTCTCAAagtatattgatttttataaaccaG GTGAGATCAAAGCTTTCTACTTTTGGGGGATTTAGTGGGCCCACTGAAGTGACTTGTGGTGGTAATGCGTTGAAATTCTATGCTTCTGTGCGGCTTAATATTAAGAGAATAGGATTTGTCAAGAAGGGTGAAGAG GTTGTAGGAAGCCAGGTTCTTGTCAAGGTAGTGAAGAACAAGCTTGCCCCTCCATTTAAAACTGCCGAGTTTGAGCTTCAATTTGGCAAGGGTATATGTAGAGAAGCAGAGATTATAAAGTTGAGCTTAAAATACAAACTCATTTCAAAGGCTGGTTCTATGTATTACTTTAACGAACATAATTTCCGTGGTGTGGATGCTCTCAGGAATTTCCTAGCTGAGAATTATAGTGCTTTAGAAGAACTGGAAATGAAGATTAGGGAGAAGATTCTTAAACCTGAGACAGATAAGGTAACAGAGTCAGATGGAGATGTTACGGAAGAAATTGCAACTCTCGATTCTACTGACAGAGATGCCGCAGCTGTTGTAGAGGCATGA
- the LOC101494938 gene encoding DNA repair protein recA homolog 3, mitochondrial-like isoform X3, with protein MAMLLRNTSFLTRSLFAAQGFKLGLSSTFQVLSFSSKGRRRSKSDGSDSGEENMSKKDLALKQALDQITSTFGKGSIMWLGRSDWPKDVPVVSTGSFALDIALGIGGLPKGRVVEIYGPEASGKTTLALHVIAEAQKQGGYCVFVDAEHALDKTLAESIGVNTQNLLLSQPDCGEQALSLVDTLIRSGSVDVIVVDSGSINKVAALVPKGELDGEMGDAHMAMQARLMSQALRKLSHSLSLSQSILIFINQVRSKLSTFGGFSGPTEVTCGGNALKFYASVRLNIKRIGFVKKGEEVVGSQVLVKVVKNKLAPPFKTAEFELQFGKGICREAEIIKLSLKYKLISKAGSMYYFNEHNFRGVDALRNFLAENYSALEELEMKIREKILKPETDKVTESDGDVTEEIATLDSTDRDAAAVVEA; from the exons ATGGCGATGCTGCTTCGGAACACATCCTTTCTCACACGCTCTCTATTCGCTGCTCAG GGTTTTAAACTAGGACTATCCAGCACTTTTCAGGTTTTGAGCTTTTCATCCAAag GTAGAAGGCGTTCCAAATCTGATGGAAGTGACTCAGGTGAAGAAAACATGTCTAAGAAAGATTTGGCCCTTAAGCAAGCTCTTGATCAGATCACTTCTACATTTGGAAAAGGATCTATCATGTGGCTTGGACGCTCTGACTGGCCAAAAGATGTACCTGTTGTGTCTACTGGTTCTTTTGCTCTTGATATAGCACTAGGAATTGGTGGACTTCCAAAG GGACGTGTTGTGGAAATATATGGTCCAGAGGCTTCTGGGAAAACAACTCTTGCTTTACATGTGATTGCAGAGGCACAGAAGCAAGGAG GCTATTGTGTCTTTGTTGATGCTGAACATGCCCTTGATAAGACACTTGCAGAGTCTATTGGTGTGAATACTCAGAACTTGCTTCTCTCACAACCAGATTGTGGTGAACAAGCACTTAGTCTTGTGGACACCTTAATCCGTAGTGGTTCAGTTgatgtaattgttgttgacaGT GGCTCAATAAACAAG GTAGCTGCTCTTGTTCCTAAAGGTGAGCTTGATGGTGAGATGGGTGATGCTCACATGGCAATGCAAGCTAGGTTGATGAGCCAGGCACTTCGAAAATTGAGCCACTCCTTGTCACTTTCTCAAagtatattgatttttataaaccaG GTGAGATCAAAGCTTTCTACTTTTGGGGGATTTAGTGGGCCCACTGAAGTGACTTGTGGTGGTAATGCGTTGAAATTCTATGCTTCTGTGCGGCTTAATATTAAGAGAATAGGATTTGTCAAGAAGGGTGAAGAG GTTGTAGGAAGCCAGGTTCTTGTCAAGGTAGTGAAGAACAAGCTTGCCCCTCCATTTAAAACTGCCGAGTTTGAGCTTCAATTTGGCAAGGGTATATGTAGAGAAGCAGAGATTATAAAGTTGAGCTTAAAATACAAACTCATTTCAAAGGCTGGTTCTATGTATTACTTTAACGAACATAATTTCCGTGGTGTGGATGCTCTCAGGAATTTCCTAGCTGAGAATTATAGTGCTTTAGAAGAACTGGAAATGAAGATTAGGGAGAAGATTCTTAAACCTGAGACAGATAAGGTAACAGAGTCAGATGGAGATGTTACGGAAGAAATTGCAACTCTCGATTCTACTGACAGAGATGCCGCAGCTGTTGTAGAGGCATGA
- the LOC101494938 gene encoding DNA repair protein recA homolog 3, mitochondrial-like isoform X4, giving the protein MAMLLRNTSFLTRSLFAAQGFKLGLSSTFQVLSFSSKGRRRSKSDGSDSGEENMSKKDLALKQALDQITSTFGKGSIMWLGRSDWPKDVPVVSTGSFALDIALGIGGLPKGRVVEIYGPEASGKTTLALHVIAEAQKQGGYCVFVDAEHALDKTLAESIGVNTQNLLLSQPDCGEQALSLVDTLIRSGSVDVIVVDSVAALVPKGELDGEMGDAHMAMQARLMSQALRKLSHSLSLSQSILIFINQVRSKLSTFGGFSGPTEVTCGGNALKFYASVRLNIKRIGFVKKGEEVVGSQVLVKVVKNKLAPPFKTAEFELQFGKGICREAEIIKLSLKYKLISKAGSMYYFNEHNFRGVDALRNFLAENYSALEELEMKIREKILKPETDKVTESDGDVTEEIATLDSTDRDAAAVVEA; this is encoded by the exons ATGGCGATGCTGCTTCGGAACACATCCTTTCTCACACGCTCTCTATTCGCTGCTCAG GGTTTTAAACTAGGACTATCCAGCACTTTTCAGGTTTTGAGCTTTTCATCCAAag GTAGAAGGCGTTCCAAATCTGATGGAAGTGACTCAGGTGAAGAAAACATGTCTAAGAAAGATTTGGCCCTTAAGCAAGCTCTTGATCAGATCACTTCTACATTTGGAAAAGGATCTATCATGTGGCTTGGACGCTCTGACTGGCCAAAAGATGTACCTGTTGTGTCTACTGGTTCTTTTGCTCTTGATATAGCACTAGGAATTGGTGGACTTCCAAAG GGACGTGTTGTGGAAATATATGGTCCAGAGGCTTCTGGGAAAACAACTCTTGCTTTACATGTGATTGCAGAGGCACAGAAGCAAGGAG GCTATTGTGTCTTTGTTGATGCTGAACATGCCCTTGATAAGACACTTGCAGAGTCTATTGGTGTGAATACTCAGAACTTGCTTCTCTCACAACCAGATTGTGGTGAACAAGCACTTAGTCTTGTGGACACCTTAATCCGTAGTGGTTCAGTTgatgtaattgttgttgacaGT GTAGCTGCTCTTGTTCCTAAAGGTGAGCTTGATGGTGAGATGGGTGATGCTCACATGGCAATGCAAGCTAGGTTGATGAGCCAGGCACTTCGAAAATTGAGCCACTCCTTGTCACTTTCTCAAagtatattgatttttataaaccaG GTGAGATCAAAGCTTTCTACTTTTGGGGGATTTAGTGGGCCCACTGAAGTGACTTGTGGTGGTAATGCGTTGAAATTCTATGCTTCTGTGCGGCTTAATATTAAGAGAATAGGATTTGTCAAGAAGGGTGAAGAG GTTGTAGGAAGCCAGGTTCTTGTCAAGGTAGTGAAGAACAAGCTTGCCCCTCCATTTAAAACTGCCGAGTTTGAGCTTCAATTTGGCAAGGGTATATGTAGAGAAGCAGAGATTATAAAGTTGAGCTTAAAATACAAACTCATTTCAAAGGCTGGTTCTATGTATTACTTTAACGAACATAATTTCCGTGGTGTGGATGCTCTCAGGAATTTCCTAGCTGAGAATTATAGTGCTTTAGAAGAACTGGAAATGAAGATTAGGGAGAAGATTCTTAAACCTGAGACAGATAAGGTAACAGAGTCAGATGGAGATGTTACGGAAGAAATTGCAACTCTCGATTCTACTGACAGAGATGCCGCAGCTGTTGTAGAGGCATGA
- the LOC101494938 gene encoding DNA repair protein recA homolog 3, mitochondrial-like isoform X2, with protein MAMLLRNTSFLTRSLFAAQVHTRSLFAAQGFKLGLSSTFQVLSFSSKGRRRSKSDGSDSGEENMSKKDLALKQALDQITSTFGKGSIMWLGRSDWPKDVPVVSTGSFALDIALGIGGLPKGRVVEIYGPEASGKTTLALHVIAEAQKQGGYCVFVDAEHALDKTLAESIGVNTQNLLLSQPDCGEQALSLVDTLIRSGSVDVIVVDSVAALVPKGELDGEMGDAHMAMQARLMSQALRKLSHSLSLSQSILIFINQVRSKLSTFGGFSGPTEVTCGGNALKFYASVRLNIKRIGFVKKGEEVVGSQVLVKVVKNKLAPPFKTAEFELQFGKGICREAEIIKLSLKYKLISKAGSMYYFNEHNFRGVDALRNFLAENYSALEELEMKIREKILKPETDKVTESDGDVTEEIATLDSTDRDAAAVVEA; from the exons ATGGCGATGCTGCTTCGGAACACATCCTTTCTCACACGCTCTCTATTCGCTGCTCAGGTTCACACACGCTCTCTATTCGCTGCTCAG GGTTTTAAACTAGGACTATCCAGCACTTTTCAGGTTTTGAGCTTTTCATCCAAag GTAGAAGGCGTTCCAAATCTGATGGAAGTGACTCAGGTGAAGAAAACATGTCTAAGAAAGATTTGGCCCTTAAGCAAGCTCTTGATCAGATCACTTCTACATTTGGAAAAGGATCTATCATGTGGCTTGGACGCTCTGACTGGCCAAAAGATGTACCTGTTGTGTCTACTGGTTCTTTTGCTCTTGATATAGCACTAGGAATTGGTGGACTTCCAAAG GGACGTGTTGTGGAAATATATGGTCCAGAGGCTTCTGGGAAAACAACTCTTGCTTTACATGTGATTGCAGAGGCACAGAAGCAAGGAG GCTATTGTGTCTTTGTTGATGCTGAACATGCCCTTGATAAGACACTTGCAGAGTCTATTGGTGTGAATACTCAGAACTTGCTTCTCTCACAACCAGATTGTGGTGAACAAGCACTTAGTCTTGTGGACACCTTAATCCGTAGTGGTTCAGTTgatgtaattgttgttgacaGT GTAGCTGCTCTTGTTCCTAAAGGTGAGCTTGATGGTGAGATGGGTGATGCTCACATGGCAATGCAAGCTAGGTTGATGAGCCAGGCACTTCGAAAATTGAGCCACTCCTTGTCACTTTCTCAAagtatattgatttttataaaccaG GTGAGATCAAAGCTTTCTACTTTTGGGGGATTTAGTGGGCCCACTGAAGTGACTTGTGGTGGTAATGCGTTGAAATTCTATGCTTCTGTGCGGCTTAATATTAAGAGAATAGGATTTGTCAAGAAGGGTGAAGAG GTTGTAGGAAGCCAGGTTCTTGTCAAGGTAGTGAAGAACAAGCTTGCCCCTCCATTTAAAACTGCCGAGTTTGAGCTTCAATTTGGCAAGGGTATATGTAGAGAAGCAGAGATTATAAAGTTGAGCTTAAAATACAAACTCATTTCAAAGGCTGGTTCTATGTATTACTTTAACGAACATAATTTCCGTGGTGTGGATGCTCTCAGGAATTTCCTAGCTGAGAATTATAGTGCTTTAGAAGAACTGGAAATGAAGATTAGGGAGAAGATTCTTAAACCTGAGACAGATAAGGTAACAGAGTCAGATGGAGATGTTACGGAAGAAATTGCAACTCTCGATTCTACTGACAGAGATGCCGCAGCTGTTGTAGAGGCATGA
- the HSFA9 gene encoding heat stress transcription factor A-7a, producing the protein MAVVDGGYDGGYDGEIGGCRSCLIPPVKRELLDDSAASISSYAYDDVLSERKDSVVTEEEGATPTPAIHIKEEIFDDDGANASSSMKFPKPMEGLHEVGPPPFLKKTFEMVEDPETDPIVSWSAARDSFIVWDSHEFSKILLPKYFKHNNFSSFIRQLNTYGFRKVDSDRWEFANEGFQGGKKHLLKNIRRRSKYNKLHQGGFNLMKPSVESEVEKLKKDQNMLKVEILKLRQQQENSNIQLTNVQERVRRAELKQYQMIFFLTKMAKRPLFMEQLIQKMKRKKEVDGTIDSVKRPRLLGTQVTNVEQFATLQSELNGLFSENLNTEKMEPPVSTSMEDGLCSSLHEFRAYGSRQNVQDVSSAYHVMSEKLLGENSVVDEEMDVNDSNIYLELEDLISKPTDWIGSASGLVGQTS; encoded by the exons atggcgGTGGTTGACGGTGGATACGACGGTGGATACGACGGTGAAATCGGTGGGTGTAGGTCTTGCCTAATCCCACCGGTAAAACGAGAGTTATTAGATGACAGTGCAGCTTCAATTAGTTCTTATGCATACGACGACGTTTTAAGCGAAAGGAAAGATTCAGTAGTAACTGAAGAAGAAGGTGCTACTCCAACTCCCGCAATTcacataaaagaagaaattttcgACGACGACGGTGCTAATGCATCTTCGTCAATGAAGTTTCCAAAACCAATGGAAGGGTTGCATGAGGTGGGTCCACCACCTTTTCTTAAGAAGACATTTGAAATGGTGGAGGATCCGGAAACCGACCCGATTGTTTCGTGGAGCGCGGCTCGCGATAGTTTCATTGTTTGGGACTCTCATGAATTCTCCAAAATTCTTCTTCCAAAGTACTTTAAACACAACAATTTCTCTAGCTTCATTCGCCAGCTCAACACCTAT GGGTTTAGGAAGGTAGATTCAGATCGTTGGGAGTTTGCAAATGAAGGATTTCAAGGAGGGAAGAAGCATCTCTTAAAGAACATAAGAAGGAGAAGTAAGTATAACAAACTACATCAAGGAGGATTCAATTTGATGAAGCCTAGTGTTGAATCTGAAGTGGAGAAACTGAAGAAAGATCAAAACATGTTGAAAGTAGAAATTCTGAAGTTAAGGCAGCAACAAGAGAATTCGAACATTCAACTCACGAATGTTCAAGAGCGGGTTCGACGCGCAGAATTGAAGCAATATCAGATGATATTTTTCCTCACAAAAATGGCCAAAAGGCCATTGTTTATGGAACAGTTAATCCAAAAGATGAAGCGGAAAAAAGAGGTTGATGGTACTATAGACAGTGTTAAAAGACCTagattgcttggaacacaagtcACTAATGTTGAACAATTTGCTACTTTGCAATCTGAATTGAATGGACTTTTTTCTGAAAATTTGAACACTGAAAAAATGGAACCACCAGTTTCAACTTCTATGGAAGATGGATTGTGTAGTTCCTTACATGAATTTAGGGCATATGGTTCTAGACAAAATGTGCAAGATGTATCTTCTGCTTATCATGTTATGTCAGAAAAATTATTGGGGGAAAATTCtgttgttgatgaagaaatggaTGTGAATGACTCTAATATCTATCTTGAATTAGAGGATTTGATAAGTAAGCCAACAGATTGGATTGGATCTGCAAGTGGATTGGTGGGACAAACAAGTTGA